GCCCAAGTAATTGCTAATAGTATGATGACAGTCGGCACACCCATTACCATCCATTGCCCGAAACCTATTTCTTCACCAAATATTTTTTCATACTGACCTTTTAAAATAATTAAAGGAGGTGTTCCTATTAAAGTTCCAAGCCCACCTATCGTACCAGCATAACCAATACCTAAAACAAGTGATTTTTCAAATTGAGTTAAACTATGGTTTTCATTTCCATTGGCTGTAAGCTCATTAGCCTCTTTAATAATCGCCATACCAATTGGAATCATAATCATAACAGCCGCTGTATTTGATACAAACATTGAAAGTGCACCAGTTGCAATCATAAAGCCTAGTAAAATCCTACCAGTACTTGTACCTATACTTTTAATAATGACAAGTGCAATTCTCGTATGTAAATTCCATCTTTCCATCGCAATCGCAATAATAAACCCACCGAGGAATAAGAATATAATATCATTTCCATAAGCGCTAGATACTGTTTCACTATCCATTACGCCCCCTAATGGAAATAAGAATAAAGGCATTAAACTCGTAGCAGGAATTGGAATAGCTTCTGTTATCCACCATACTGCAATCCATAAAGTAGCTGCCATAACATATACACCAGTTTGACTTAATCCATCTGCCTTGAAAAATAGCAATATTACTAAAAATAGTAAAGGTCCTAATATCAATCCAATTAATTGAGCTGTATTATAAGCTTTCAATTCAGGATCCGGCTTATTTTGAGACTTTAATGCATCAGATGAAAAGAATTTCAACATCTCTTTAGTTCTTCCACTTTCTTTCCAAAGCTGTTCAGTAATTTTTTTCTTTTTATTACGCATATTATTACGCCCCCTTTAGTGTATTTGTTAACATTTTAACAAAGTTTATACAAAAGTAGTACTATTTTCTGAATATTCTATAATAATTATTCATAAAATCGAAAAAAAATTTACATATAACAAAAAAGGCTGAGACAATTTATTGTCCCAACCTCATCCTTAAGGAAACTTCAGCAAAGCTTTCCTATAGTGTCATGTGTTAATTTTGATGCTTTTGATCTTCAAAGAACCCTTTTTTCTCGAGTTCTTTTTTAATGCTTTTAAATATATTTTTGTCATCTAAATCATATCTTCTTTGTCTATTAACATTCGTATTATTTGAGTATCCAGTGCGTTCATACAAATTATGATCTCTTACTTTATAGTGATTAAAGTCAGTCGTTTTTTCAGAATCTTTTTTTAGAAAATCATTAATATGTCCCCATTTTTGTATCTGCTCTTCTTGTTCTTCTGCAGATAGTTTATGTTGGCTTTCCATAAAGACCCCCCTTATCTTGACTTTATTATAAAGTATCTTTCCACGCTTTTAAAGTTTTTATATCTTTATTTTGGATATACCCTTCTTTTTCAGCGACAGAAATAAGTTCATCATAATTTGATAGTGTATAGAAAGGAACATCAATTGATTTGAATGCTTCTTCTGCTTTTTTGATGCCATATGTAAAGATTGCGAAGACGCCTACAACTTCTGCACCATCTTCTACTAAAGCTTCTACAGCATTAATTGATGAGCCACCTGTAGAAATTAAATCTTCAATTACAACTACTTTTTTGCCTTTGCTTACAGCACCTTCGATTTGATTACCTTTACCATGGCCTTTACTTTTAGATCTCACATAACTCATCGGCAATCCTAATTGATCGGCTATGAATGCAGCATGTGGAATACCTGCTGTTGCCGTTCCTGAAATAATTTCAACATCTTGTGCATGTTCTTTAATTAATTCAATAAGTTCTTTATAAATCGTTTTTCTTATTTCTGGATAAGCTAAAGTGACCCTATTATCACAATAAATTGGTGACTTAATGCCAGAACTCCAAGTATACGGATTTTCAGGTGATAGTGTAACAGCTTTAATTTCTAATAGTGATTGCGCAATATTTTGTGTCATATATTATCCTTCCCATCTTTGTAATATTTCATGATATCGTGAAACTGGATTTTGATGCTGAGTGATAGAACGCCCAACCACTATATGTGTTGATCCAAAGCTTTTAGCATCTTCCGGTGTCGTTACTCTTTGTTGATCGTGCGTTTTGTCAGATTCTAAACGTATACCAGGTGTTACTTTTAAAAACGCTTTTCCGATATGTTCTTTAATAAGGTTTGATTCTAAAGGTGAACAAACGACACCATCTAAGCCTGCTTGTTGCGTCATTTTGGCAAAATGAACGACAGAATCTTCTACTGTTGTTTGGATGTTTTGCTCATTTCGCATTTGTTCTTCAGTCGTTGATGTTAATTGTGTAACAGCGATTAATTTGGCTTCTGGATTTGTTGAACGTAATCCTTCAAGTCCTGCTTCCATCATTTTCACGCCGCCAGCTGCATGTACGTTTATTAGATCAACATTATATTTACCTAACCCTTTTAAAGCGCCTTTTACTGTATTAGGAATATCATGTAGTTTTAAATCGAGAAAGATATCATGACCTCTATCTTTAATCATTTTTAAAGTTTCAGGACCATTTTGTAAATAGAGTTCCATTCCTACTTTCACAAAAAGGGGCTCGTCGAATAAATCTAGAAACTGTTCAACTTCTTCTAGAGTTGCAAAGTCTAAAGCGATAATTGGTGAATTTTTCATTTATTTCACAACTCCTTGTTGATTGTAAGTTCTTCCTTTAAGTTCAGTAATGTGTTGCACGCCAAGTTGATCGAGTAATGTTGGCAATTCATCTATAATATCTTTACAAACAGTAGGATTTTCGAAATTAGCTGTACCTACAGCGACTGCATCTGCCCCAACTGATATATAATCTATGACATCTTGAGCAGTTCTTACACCACCCATTGCGATGATTGGTATATCAACGTTTTGGCTAACTTCATAAACCATTCTCAACGCTACAGGTTTAATTGCAGGACCGCTTAATCCTCCAATTATATTGCTTATGATTGGCTTACCAGTCTTAGCATCTATTCTTAAACCAACTAATGTGTTGATCATCGTAATACCGTCTGCATACTCTGCAATTGCTTTAGCCATTTCAACGATATTCGTAACATTTGGTGATAATTTCACATATACCGGAACTTCTGAAACTGCTTTGACTTTTCTTGTTAACTCACGTGCTACTTCTGGTACTGTACCAAATTGTATGCCACCTTCTTTAACGTTCGGGCATGAAATATTCAATTCTAGTGCATGAACATTTGGCGCTTGTGAAATATGTTTAGCTACATAAACATATTCTTCTTCAGTTGAACCAGCCACGTTTGCAATAATCGGTACATCGAATTGTTCTAAAAATTTCAGTTCATGTTCTATTATATGCTGTACACCTGGATTCTGTAGACCTATCGCATTAATCATACCACTAGCTGTTTCAGCAACTCGAGGTGCTTCATTACCATATCTAGCATGTTGCGTTGCTGCCTTAATCATAATAGAACCGAGTTCAGACAAATCATAAAATTGGCTGAACTCTTTTCCAAATGCAAAGCACCCACTTGCTGGCATAACCGGATTTTTCAAATTCAAACCTGGCAAAGTTACATTTAATCTACTCATATGATCACAGCTCCTTTTTCAAATACTGGTCCATCTGTGCATACTTTAACATAACCCGCTTCATCATCAGTATGACAAACGCAAGCATAACAAGCGCCAATACCACAGCCCATGCGTTCTTCAAGTGAAATATAACCTTTAACATCACTTAATTGCTCTGTTAAAGCTTTAAGCATTGCTTTTGGTCCACAGCTATAAAAAATGTCGAAGGGTGTTTCGATATGATCAATAACAGTTGTAACAAATCCTTTAGTACCTAAGCTGCCGTCCACAGTTGCAATATACGTCTCACCTAGTGCATTAAATTCATCAATATAGAAAGCATCTTTATCGCTTTGGAATCCTAACACATGAATTGTCTTTATACCTCTTTGATTGAGCTGTTTGGATAATTCATAAAGTGGTGGCACACCAATACCGCCTCCTACTAATAAAGCAGTATTTTGTGCTTCTTCTACAGGAAATCCATTACCTAACGGTGCAATTACATCAATTGGATCACCTGATTTCAAAGTAGAAATCATTTCAGTACCATGACCTTCTCTTCTAAAAAGCATCGTGAAAGTGCCTTCTTCACGATTCACTTCGCAAATGGATATAGGTCTTCTCAACATATGTTCAGTACCTGTACCAGCTTTAATATGAACAAACTGTCCTGGTTTTTTCATGTTTTTCGTAAGATCTCCATGTACTTTCAATTCGAAGATGGCGTCTGCTATTTGATTGTTAGATACAACTGTCATTAATTTGGACATCATAATCCCCCTCTACATTTGTTCCGTTTTAAATGTCATGCTTTCAATCACATCTGCTAAAGCATTAGCAGTATCTAATGAAGTTAAGCAAGGTATTCCGTTCTCAACCGATTCTCTTCTAATTTGGAAACCATCTCTTTCATATAATTTCCCTTTCGTCATCGTATTCACAACGATTTGAACTTCACCTTTTTGAATGACGGATAGTAAATCATGTTCTCCACCAATTTTACCTACAGTGTATACTGGAACGCCTTGTTCCTTAAAGTATTTAGCTGTGCCTGATGTACCAAAAATGCGATAACCAATTTCATGGAATCTTTTTGCAACCATTAAAGCTTCTGCTTTATCTTTATCACTTACTGTAAATAATGCTGTGCCTGTATCTTGTACTTTTAACCCACTAGCTGTTAAACCTTTGTATAACGCTTTTTCTAAAGTGCTATCTTTACCCATTACTTCACCAGTTGATTTCATTTCAGGTCCTAAAGTGATATCCACATTTTTAAGTTTACTAAAGCTGAATACCGGTGCTTTAACATACACGCCTTCTTTATATGGTACTAATCCACTTTCATAACCTTGTTCTTTTAATGAAATGTTAACAATGGATTTTGTAGCAATTTTAGCCATTGGAATATCTGTTATTTTGCTTAAGAAAGGTACTGTTCTACTTGCTCTTGGGTTTACTTCTAGTACAAACACTTCACCTTTAGAAAGTACAAACTGAATATTGATGAGACCAATGATGTTTAAACCTTTAGCTAATTTTGTTGTGTAATCTACTAATAAATCGATTTCCTCATCCGTTAAAGTTTGAGGTGGATAAACAGCTATTGAGTCACCAGAATGTACGCCGGCTCTTTCAATATGTTCCATAATACCTGGTATAACAACCGTTTCTCCATCTGATATTGCGTCTACTTCGATTTCTTTACCCGTTAAGTAACGGTCAATTAACACTGGATGTTCTGGACTAGCTTTAACAGCTTGTTCCATATAATTTCTCAATTCTGGTTCTGCATAAACAATTTCCATCGCTCTTCCACCAAGTACATATGAAGGTCTAACTACAACTGGATACCCTATAGCATTGGCATTATCAATTGCTTCTTGAACTGAAGTCGCTGTTTTCCCTAGTGGTTGAGGTACATCTATTTTTTGTAATAATGCTTCGAATTCTTTTCTATCTTCTGCTCTGTTTAAATCTTCAAGCGTTGTTCCAAGAATTTTAACACCTTTTTTAGAAATTTTGTCTGCCAAATTGATAGCTGTTTGTCCACCAAATTGTACAACTACGCCTTTAGGTTGTTCATGGTTAATGATACTCATAACATCTTCTTCAGTAAGTGGTTCAAAGTATAATTTATCTGATATAGAAAAATCCGTAGATACTGTTTCAGGATTATTATTAATAATAATCGCTTCGTATCCAGCTTCTTGTATAGCCCAAACTGCATGGACTGTAGCATAATCAAATTCCACACCTTGTCCAATACGTATCGGTCCTGATCCAAGCACGATAATTTTTTCTTTCTCTGTAACTACAGATTCATTTTCTTGTTCATAAGTACCGTAAAAGTATGGTGTTTCAGATTCAAATTCTGCAGCACAAGTATCTACTGTTTTATAAACAGGGTTGATGCCATTTTCTTGTCTTAAGTCGTAAATTTCACGCTCTGATTGTTCCCATCTATGTGCAATTACTTTATCACTAAATCCATATTGTTTAGCCCATTGTAATGCTTCTAGGTTACCTTTATTGCCTTTTAAGCCGTGTTCAATATCGATAATATGTTTAAATTTATTTAAGAAGAAATAATCAATTTGAGTTAATTCATGAATTCTTTCTAAAGATGTTCCGCGTCTAATCGCTTCCCCTATAAAGAACAACCTTTCATCATCTTGTGCTTTAATTCTTTCTTCAATAAAATCAAGTTCAAATTCGTCACCATTTGGTAATCCTAAATGATGCACGCCATACTCTAATGAACGAATAGCTTTTAGTAGTGATTCTTCGTATGTTCTACCTATTGCCATTACTTCACCAGTAGCTTTCATTTGTGTCCCTAAAACACGTTCCCCTTTTTCGAATTTATCGAATGGAAATCTTGGGATTTTAGAAACAACATAGTCTAATGCAGGTTCAAACGCTGCGTAAGAAGTCCCAGTAACTGGGTTTAACATTTCATCTAAAGTCATGCCAATTGCAATTTTAGCTGCTAACTTAGCGATTGGATAACCTGTTGCTTTCGAAGCCAATGCTGACGATCTTGAAACACGTGGATTTACTTCGATAATATAATAGTCTAAAGAATGTGGGTCTAATGCGAGTTGTACGTTACATCCACCTTCAATTTTTAATGCGCGAATAATTTTTAAAGACACATCTCTTAACATTTGATACTCAACATCAGATAACGTCTGGCTTGGTGCAACTACAATTGAGTCACCAGTATGAATACCTACAGGGTCAATGTTTTCCATATTACAAACAACGATTGCGTTATCATTTTTATCTCTCATCACTTCATATTCTATTTCTTTAAATCCTGCGATTGATTTTTCTAATAAACATTGTGTAACAGGGCTGTATTTCAAACCATTTTGAACAATTTCTCGCAGTTCTTTCTCATCATTACAAATTCCGCCGCCTGTTCCACCCATAGTAAATGCTGGTCTAACAATAAGTGGGTAGCCGATTTTATTAGCAAAGTTTAAAGCGCCTTCTAAATCATTTACGATATCACTTTCTGGTACTGGTTCATTAAGCTCATTCATGAGTGTACGGAATAAGTCTCTGTCTTCCGCTTGTTCAATTGAAGTAAGTTGTGTACCTAATAAGCGCACATTATTTTCTTCTAATACGCCATTTTCATGTAATTCAATTGCCATGTTTAAACCAGTTTGTCCACCTAACGTTGGAAGTAATGCATCTGGTTGTTCTTTACGAATAATACGACTTACAAAGTCTAGCGTTAATGGCTCAATGTAAACTGTATCAGCTATTTCTGTATCAGTCATAATTGTTGCTGGATTAGAGTTCACTAAAATAACTTTATAACCTTCTTCTTTTAGTGCTAGGCATGCTTGAGTTCCTGCATAGTCAAATTCTGCAGCTTGTCCGATGATGATTGGACCTGAACCAATTACTAGGATGGATTTAATATCTGTTTGTTTAGGCATTGATTGTACGCTCCTTCGCTTTATGTAATTTAATCATTTCAATAAATTCATCGAATAAATAGTTTGAATCGTGCGGTCCAGGTGATGCTTCTGGATGATATTGCACTGAAAATGCTGGATATTTTTTATGTCTGAGTCCTTCGATAGATTTATCATTTAATGCTATATGTGTTACTTCTAAATCTGTGTTAGCGATTGAATCTTCATCTATTGCATAACCATGGTTTTGACTTGTTAAATCAACTTTACCAGTTTCTAAATTTTGTACTGGATGATTCGCACCTCTATGTCCAAATTTCATTTTATATGAAGTTGCACCTTGAGATAGTGCAAATAGTTGATGGCCTAAACAAATTCCGAAAAATGGTATTTTTCCTACTAATTTCTCGATCGTTTGTATCGTTTCTTGAACACTCTCTGGATTTCCTGGACCGTTAGAAACCATGATACCGTCTGGGGAAATATTCATAATTTCTTCTATAGAAGTTTGATACGGTACCACTGTCACATCGCATCCTCTTCTATTTAATTCTCTTACGATATTTTCTTTTTTACCGTAATCTATGAGTACGATTTTATAACCGTCACCTGTAGAAATATAAGGTCTAACTGAAGATACTTGTGCTACTTCATCAGTTGGCAACGGCTCTGTATTTAAACGTTGAACTAATGTATCAATTTCATCCACGTTGTCTGTGAAACCTGCTTTAAGCACGCCAAACTTTCTAATTTTACGCGTTAAACTTCTTGTATCTACACCTGAAATACCTGGTATATGGTAGAATTTCAATGTTTCATCTAATGATTTCGTCGATCTAAAATTACTTGGATAGTCACATGCTTCTCTCACCACTACACCATTTAAAGTCGGACTTAATGATTCAAAATCATCTCTATTAATGCCGTAATTACCAATAAGAGGATACGTAAACGTAATGATTTGCCCAGTATAAGATGGGTCTGAAATCGTTTCTTGATAGCCTGTCATAGCAGTATTAAATACAATTTCACCTACAGTTAAATCATCTGAACCTAACGTATATCCTGTATAAGTCGTACCATCTTCTAATACTAAGTAACGTTTTTTTTTCATTTTATATTTCCTCCTTATAGACGATTTTACCATTACAAATTGTTAAAATCGGATAACCTGACACGACCTCTCCAATAAATGGGGTATTACTACTTTTAGAAGCAAATTCCTCAGCAAGTATTGGTCTTTCTGTTTCTAAATCAATAATTGTTATATCAGCGTAACTTCCTTCTTCTAAACGACCATACGGTAAGTTGAAAGTATCGCTCGGTTTAGTTGTTAAGAATGCTACAAGTTGTTCTAAAGTGAATTTACCTGTTTTAACGAAGTGTGTATAAAGTAATTGGAAAGCTGTTTCACTGCCCACTATACCAAATGGTGCGTCAATCATTGAAACTTCTTTTTCTTCTTTAGCATGTGGTGCATGATCTGTCGCAATACAATCAATTGTTCCATCCAGTAAACCTTCTATTAATGCATCTCTATCTTCTTTTGCTCTTAACGGCGGATTCATTTTATAAATCGCATCGTCTCCAGGTACATCTTCTTCAGTAAGCAATAAGTGATGAGGTGTAACTTCAGCCGTTACTTTAATACCAGCTTTTTTAGCATCTCTTATAACTCTTACACTTTCCTTAGTAGAAACATGACAAACATGATAATGACAGTTCGCAGCTTCTGCTAATAATACATCTCGTGCTATTTGAACTGCTTCGCAAATTGATGGAATGCCTGGTATATTTAATGCTTCACTGCGTTTACCTTCATGCATCGCGCCACCATATATTAATGAATTATCTTCACAATGTGCAACAATTGCTTTATCAATTTTAGCCGCTTCTTTCATTGCTTCATACATCATAGATGCAGTTTGAACACCTACACCATCATCTGTAAATTGGAACATGCCTCTATCTTTTAAAGCTTTAAAATCAACATGTTCTTTACCCGCTTGTCTTACTGTAATCGATGCATAAGGTAACACTCTTACAACAGCATGTTCATCTATAATGTTATGCAAACGGTCTAAATGTTCAACTGAATCAGGTACTGGTTTCGTATTTGGCATAGGACATACCGTCGTAAACCCACCTCTTGCTGCTGCTTTTGTTCCTGTTTCAATTGTTTCTTTATGCTCTCCACCAGGTTCTCTCAAATGTACATGCACATCTACAAATCCTGCAGAAATAAAATGTCCTTTCGCATCAATTGTTTCTTGATTTGTAACTTCAATATAATCATCTATTCGTTTAACTTTACCGTCTTCGATTTCAATTTCTTTGTTAATGAGTTGACCTTCTGATAAGATTTTTCCATTTTTGATTATAAGTGACATTTTACTTTTTCCTCCTTGTGATTAAGTACATCATATATACATGCCATTCTAATGAACACGCCATTCTCCATTTGCTTAAATATTCTTGATTTTGAACTTTCTACTAATGAACTATCTATCTCAACACCTCTATTAACAGGTGCTGGATGCATGACAATCGCTTGTTCAGGCAGTTTTTCATATCTCTCCATTGTTAAACCGTACGCTTCATGATATTTTTCAGTGTTAAATGTTGTACCTGATTCGTGTCTTTCATTTTGTACTCTCAATAACATACATACATCAATTTCTTCTATTACATCATCAATGTTAACATATGGGACATTTGAGAAGTCTGATTTCCATTGATCTGGTGCAGAGAACACGACTTCTGCACCTAACTTCGTTAAAGCTTCTGCATTACTTCTTGCTACTCTTGAGTTTTTAATATCTCCTGAAATAAGTATTTTTAAGCCTTCAAAGTAACCATATTCTTCATAAATAGTCATAAGATCTAGTAAGCATTGAGTTGGATGCTGTCCACTACCATCTCCTCCATTTAATACTGGAATATTAAGCCCTTCTAAAGAGTCATAATAGGCATTTTCACTATGTCTAATGACGAGTGCATCTACACCAATTGATTCTAATGTTTTGCACGTATCATATAAAGATTCTCCCTTTTGAACTGAAGAAGTACTTGTTTCAAAAGGTATAACTTCTAATCCTAACTTTCTTTCAGCCATTTCAAAACTACATTTCGTCCTAGTGGAATTTTCAAAGAATAAATTCGCGACCGTCATGCCTTTTTCAAATGGTTTAACACCATTTTCTTTAATATTTTGTGCTTTTGTAATGATGTTCATGATGTCATCTTTAGTTAGATCAGTCATAGTTAATAAATTTTTCAAGTGACACGCCTCCTGAGCATTATTTTATTTTCTTAGGCAATATAACATTGAGCAAGATACCCACTGTTGCAGCTAAAGCCATACCTTCAATGTTTAAATGAATGCCGATACCTGTGAAGTCTAAATGTGCTTTACCAATTCCTAATACTAGAATTACTGAAGCGATAATCAAATTTCTATTATCACCGAAATCGATGTTGTTCTCTACTAACATTCTTAAACCACTTGATGCAATAATACCGAATAATAGAATGGATACACCACCCATTACTGGTGTAGGGATTGTAGAAATCATAGCTGTAAACTTACCTACAAATCCTAAAATTAAAGCAAGTGTGGCTGCACCACCAATTACCCAAATACTATAAATTCTTGTTATAGCTAATACGCCAATGTTCTCACCGTATGTCGTACTCGGTGGTCCACCGATAATTGAAGACACCATTGTCGATACACCATCGCCGATTAATGATCTATGTAAGCCTGGATCTTTAAAAAAGTTTTTTCCAACAATTTTATTGATAACAATTTGGTGGCCTATGTGCTCACTCACTGTTACGAAAACAATTGGTAACATGATTAATATAAGTCCCCATTGTATAGATGGTGTGTAATCATGAAATGGCACGTAAATGTCAGGCATTTGTATCCATTTAGCTTTTGAAATTGGACTCAAATCTATAATTCCGAATAATAATGATGATATATATCCAACAATTATCCCAATAAGTACTGGAATAATTGATAAGAAACCTTTAAAGAATACCGAGACAATTATTGTTGTTATTAATGTTATAAGCGCTACTGTAATGTAAACACCACTATATCCTTCCATTGCATTAGAATCTGTATACATTGCCATATTAACCGCAACTGGTGCTAAACCAAGTCCGATTACCATAATAACTGGTCCAACTACAACTGGTGGTAATAAGTTTAACAACCAATTTGTTCCTGTTATTTTAATAATGATGCCAATAATGACATAAAGCACACCACTCATAAATAGTGCGACCAGCATTTCACCTAAGTCATGTGTCTTAAGTCCCACGATTATAGGTGTTATAAAAGCAAAGCTTGATCCGAGATATGCAGGTATTTTACCTTTCGTAATCAAAATATAAAGCAATGTTCCAAGTCCTGAAGCGATAAGTGCTGCTGAAACAGGCAATCCTGTTAAAAATGGTACAAGTACCGTTGCTCCAAACATTGCAAACAAGTGTTGCGAGCTTAAGAAAAACCATTGCGATGCTTTTGGTTTTTCATTTACATCAAGTATTGGCTCGACGGTGCGTTCAAACATTTCTTCGTTGTGTGACATTTTCATTCTCCTATTCAAAAAAAGATCCCTTCACAAGATATGCAAAGGGATCTATGGGTACAGTGACACCTATCGTAATAGATGTATCCTGTCTCATATATACTCCTTTGCCAGTCTCTCGTACTGATTTAAAAGGATTTATTTAATTTAATTTTACAGCTGTTTGATTATCGAATTCTTCTAGTTCTACAACAATTGATTCATTAGAAGATGTTGGTACGTTTTTACCAACATAATCAGCTCTAATTGGAAGCTCTCTATGGCCTCTATCAACTAAGGTAGCTAGACTTATTTTTCGTGGTCTCGCATGATCTAATATAGCATCTAATGAAGCTCTGACAGTTCTACCCGTGTACAAGACATCATCAACAATAATGACGTGCTTATCATTAATATCAACATCGATATTAAATGATTTCACTTTAATTGCATCATGCTGATTTTGA
This portion of the Mammaliicoccus vitulinus genome encodes:
- a CDS encoding dihydroorotase, producing the protein MSLIIKNGKILSEGQLINKEIEIEDGKVKRIDDYIEVTNQETIDAKGHFISAGFVDVHVHLREPGGEHKETIETGTKAAARGGFTTVCPMPNTKPVPDSVEHLDRLHNIIDEHAVVRVLPYASITVRQAGKEHVDFKALKDRGMFQFTDDGVGVQTASMMYEAMKEAAKIDKAIVAHCEDNSLIYGGAMHEGKRSEALNIPGIPSICEAVQIARDVLLAEAANCHYHVCHVSTKESVRVIRDAKKAGIKVTAEVTPHHLLLTEEDVPGDDAIYKMNPPLRAKEDRDALIEGLLDGTIDCIATDHAPHAKEEKEVSMIDAPFGIVGSETAFQLLYTHFVKTGKFTLEQLVAFLTTKPSDTFNLPYGRLEEGSYADITIIDLETERPILAEEFASKSSNTPFIGEVVSGYPILTICNGKIVYKEEI
- a CDS encoding aspartate carbamoyltransferase catalytic subunit — protein: MKNLLTMTDLTKDDIMNIITKAQNIKENGVKPFEKGMTVANLFFENSTRTKCSFEMAERKLGLEVIPFETSTSSVQKGESLYDTCKTLESIGVDALVIRHSENAYYDSLEGLNIPVLNGGDGSGQHPTQCLLDLMTIYEEYGYFEGLKILISGDIKNSRVARSNAEALTKLGAEVVFSAPDQWKSDFSNVPYVNIDDVIEEIDVCMLLRVQNERHESGTTFNTEKYHEAYGLTMERYEKLPEQAIVMHPAPVNRGVEIDSSLVESSKSRIFKQMENGVFIRMACIYDVLNHKEEKVKCHL
- a CDS encoding uracil-xanthine permease family protein, whose translation is MSHNEEMFERTVEPILDVNEKPKASQWFFLSSQHLFAMFGATVLVPFLTGLPVSAALIASGLGTLLYILITKGKIPAYLGSSFAFITPIIVGLKTHDLGEMLVALFMSGVLYVIIGIIIKITGTNWLLNLLPPVVVGPVIMVIGLGLAPVAVNMAMYTDSNAMEGYSGVYITVALITLITTIIVSVFFKGFLSIIPVLIGIIVGYISSLLFGIIDLSPISKAKWIQMPDIYVPFHDYTPSIQWGLILIMLPIVFVTVSEHIGHQIVINKIVGKNFFKDPGLHRSLIGDGVSTMVSSIIGGPPSTTYGENIGVLAITRIYSIWVIGGAATLALILGFVGKFTAMISTIPTPVMGGVSILLFGIIASSGLRMLVENNIDFGDNRNLIIASVILVLGIGKAHLDFTGIGIHLNIEGMALAATVGILLNVILPKKIK
- the pyrR gene encoding bifunctional pyr operon transcriptional regulator/uracil phosphoribosyltransferase PyrR, yielding MAERLIMDDAAINRALTRMSHEILEKNKGTKDIVLLGVKTRGVFLANRIEKKIEAIEQVQVPTGEIDVTHYRDDVQNQHDAIKVKSFNIDVDINDKHVIIVDDVLYTGRTVRASLDAILDHARPRKISLATLVDRGHRELPIRADYVGKNVPTSSNESIVVELEEFDNQTAVKLN